The following are encoded together in the Adhaeribacter arboris genome:
- a CDS encoding cupin domain-containing protein translates to MEKPGLKTAGRVRWGTDNGMDRTIVNPIFKDTATFLKSAAETGGKYSECEVTLLPGGKNVPHIHQKYSEKFTALQGNLGVKAGGKTIILNPGETFTVPIGMVHCFFNPGPETIRFNIVLSPGFAGFEYMLRILYGMARDGQTNKKGLPKSLALTALIAEIGDTSLPGIFVLLAPLLKSLAARARKRGEEQRLMNTYCKNVS, encoded by the coding sequence ATGGAAAAACCTGGGCTAAAAACAGCCGGGAGGGTACGCTGGGGAACGGACAACGGCATGGACCGCACCATTGTCAATCCTATTTTTAAGGATACCGCCACGTTCCTGAAAAGTGCTGCCGAAACGGGCGGGAAATACAGCGAGTGTGAAGTAACTCTTTTACCCGGAGGGAAGAATGTACCCCATATTCACCAAAAATACAGCGAAAAGTTCACGGCTTTGCAAGGAAACTTAGGTGTAAAAGCAGGCGGTAAAACGATTATTTTAAATCCGGGGGAAACCTTTACGGTACCGATTGGGATGGTGCATTGCTTTTTTAATCCTGGCCCGGAGACTATCCGGTTTAATATTGTTCTCTCGCCTGGCTTTGCAGGCTTTGAGTACATGCTCCGCATTTTGTACGGCATGGCTAGAGATGGGCAAACGAATAAGAAAGGTCTACCTAAGAGTTTAGCCCTTACCGCCTTAATAGCCGAAATTGGCGATACCTCCCTCCCCGGTATATTTGTACTACTCGCGCCATTACTTAAGTCTCTGGCGGCCCGGGCCCGAAAACGCGGCGAGGAGCAAAGGCTCATGAATACGTATTGTAAAAACGTATCTTAA
- a CDS encoding SgcJ/EcaC family oxidoreductase has translation MTTASICIFLLLATTLKAQHTADSLAIRAILQEEVSSWNSKDALTYAKNFSEQGTFTNIRGMFFTGHKQFFDRHADLFEGLFSTTVLQQEVISFRFLKPDVAIVESLTWLSGFSPENAPKGVYLDSQGRIFTQLLQVFQKESGVWKIVAYHNIDLKEDTPVAGRK, from the coding sequence ATGACGACTGCATCGATTTGTATATTTCTGCTCTTAGCCACCACCTTAAAAGCGCAACATACGGCAGATTCGCTGGCCATCCGCGCCATTCTACAGGAAGAAGTAAGTTCCTGGAATAGCAAAGATGCACTTACTTATGCCAAAAATTTCTCCGAACAGGGCACCTTTACCAATATCCGGGGGATGTTTTTTACCGGGCACAAACAATTTTTTGACCGCCATGCGGACCTGTTCGAAGGGTTATTTTCGACAACAGTATTGCAGCAGGAAGTAATATCTTTCCGGTTTCTGAAGCCGGATGTAGCCATTGTGGAATCGCTTACCTGGCTCTCCGGATTCTCCCCAGAGAATGCACCCAAAGGAGTATACCTAGATTCACAAGGGCGTATCTTTACGCAACTACTACAAGTTTTTCAAAAAGAATCGGGCGTCTGGAAGATAGTAGCTTATCATAATATCGACTTGAAAGAAGACACTCCTGTTGCGGGTCGCAAGTAA
- a CDS encoding flavin-containing monooxygenase has protein sequence MMNANPLDVIVIGAGHAGLSASYFLKQHQLRHVVLERGTIGESWASQRWDSFRMNTANKWNTLPGWEPGATESESFGTAPSLVASMAKYVQMHELPVLTNATVSSLDKAPESDLFRVKVQQNGTTKIYLSRQVIVASGAQSQKQPALLASKIDANIKQLHSSEYRNAADLPQGNVLIVGSAQSGCQIAEDLVQAGRKVFLSTSKVPRCPRYYRGKDIMDWLLLTGFFNARPEDITDSAQLHLRTPLLKGNDHGRKTLSLQSLARMGVTLLGKLQDVKGDSASFTTDTLAHVQFADEFSKRVKGFIDGFIAENKLEASSAELDSDDEPDDLLNFSAVPSSIQLKKEGISTIIWATGFRLDMAYMQLPVFDDSGNPVHEQGKSLVEGLYFLGLPWLRNRKSSLLMGIKEDAQFIIDCVHKFSQKRVRAVL, from the coding sequence ATGATGAATGCAAATCCATTAGATGTTATTGTGATCGGTGCCGGTCATGCGGGGCTGAGTGCCAGCTACTTTCTAAAACAACACCAACTCCGGCATGTGGTATTGGAACGGGGCACTATCGGGGAATCCTGGGCTTCTCAAAGATGGGATAGTTTCCGGATGAACACGGCCAATAAATGGAATACCCTGCCCGGATGGGAGCCGGGTGCAACAGAATCGGAAAGTTTCGGAACGGCTCCATCTTTGGTAGCATCGATGGCGAAGTACGTTCAAATGCATGAACTGCCGGTACTAACCAATGCAACGGTTAGTAGCCTGGATAAAGCTCCTGAATCGGACCTGTTTCGGGTAAAGGTCCAGCAAAATGGAACCACCAAAATTTACCTTAGCCGGCAAGTTATTGTCGCCTCTGGAGCGCAAAGTCAAAAACAACCCGCCTTGCTGGCCAGTAAAATCGACGCGAACATAAAACAGTTACATAGCAGTGAATACCGAAATGCGGCTGATTTACCCCAAGGCAACGTGTTAATTGTGGGAAGTGCGCAATCGGGTTGCCAAATTGCCGAAGATTTGGTTCAAGCTGGACGAAAGGTTTTTCTTTCCACCAGTAAGGTTCCCCGGTGCCCCCGGTATTATCGGGGCAAAGACATTATGGATTGGCTGCTACTCACCGGTTTTTTTAACGCCCGTCCGGAGGATATTACGGATTCCGCCCAACTGCATTTGCGGACACCGCTGCTGAAGGGCAACGACCATGGCCGAAAAACGCTTAGCTTGCAGTCTCTGGCCCGTATGGGCGTAACCTTATTAGGGAAACTTCAGGATGTAAAAGGTGATTCTGCTTCTTTTACTACTGATACGCTGGCGCATGTTCAATTCGCCGACGAATTCTCCAAACGGGTGAAAGGTTTCATTGACGGTTTCATCGCCGAAAATAAACTCGAAGCCTCTTCAGCTGAGTTGGATTCCGACGATGAACCAGATGATTTATTGAATTTTTCCGCGGTACCGAGTTCTATTCAGCTTAAAAAGGAGGGTATCTCTACCATAATTTGGGCAACGGGTTTCCGGCTGGATATGGCGTATATGCAATTGCCGGTTTTTGACGATTCGGGAAATCCGGTACACGAACAAGGTAAATCCTTAGTAGAAGGTTTGTACTTTTTGGGGCTTCCCTGGCTAAGAAACCGTAAATCCAGTTTGCTAATGGGTATAAAAGAAGATGCTCAGTTTATTATAGATTGCGTTCATAAATTCTCTCAAAAAAGAGTAAGGGCAGTCCTTTGA
- a CDS encoding RNA polymerase sigma factor, whose amino-acid sequence MTPILSYTEWVKAAVAGETTAWNKLHSQFYPGMYVIALRICRSPELATDAVQDAFIKAYLQLAQLKDPQKFGGWLRQIVTRMSYRVIARYQKNVPLESLALEKETYWEDEINRQMEQHSAQHQLHSALAQLPDVLHKTLLLRYFSNYQAYEQIAAILAVPVGTVRSRLNEAKRKLEEAWEKHEDASNSNLLENEEWNDFYQTLYGEMHAQESSKIKFLHHVQHSQIRFTNGKKFSGGLVLEKMVEEDRQVGSWLQPVKVFSSGSLSVIEAQHFNSSEHPDHCPPASVAIISRDKGKASQVFIHPSEK is encoded by the coding sequence ATGACGCCAATCCTCTCTTATACCGAATGGGTGAAAGCCGCCGTAGCCGGAGAAACTACCGCCTGGAATAAGCTGCATAGCCAATTTTACCCGGGAATGTACGTAATCGCTCTTCGTATTTGTCGTAGTCCGGAACTGGCTACCGATGCGGTGCAGGATGCCTTTATCAAGGCTTATTTGCAACTTGCTCAGCTCAAGGATCCGCAAAAATTTGGGGGTTGGCTCCGGCAAATTGTAACGCGCATGAGTTATCGGGTTATAGCGCGTTACCAGAAAAATGTACCGCTGGAAAGCTTGGCTTTAGAAAAAGAAACTTATTGGGAGGATGAAATTAACCGGCAGATGGAGCAGCATTCCGCCCAACATCAACTCCACAGTGCTTTGGCGCAATTGCCCGATGTACTGCATAAAACCTTACTGCTTCGCTATTTTTCTAATTACCAAGCGTATGAACAAATTGCGGCTATTTTGGCGGTGCCGGTAGGAACCGTGCGTAGCCGACTAAATGAGGCTAAACGCAAACTGGAAGAAGCCTGGGAAAAACACGAAGACGCCAGTAATAGTAACCTCCTGGAAAACGAGGAATGGAATGATTTTTACCAAACACTTTACGGAGAAATGCACGCGCAGGAAAGCAGTAAAATTAAGTTCCTGCATCATGTACAGCATAGTCAAATCCGGTTTACGAACGGCAAAAAATTTTCCGGAGGGCTGGTTTTAGAGAAAATGGTGGAAGAAGATCGTCAAGTGGGGAGCTGGCTGCAACCAGTCAAGGTTTTTAGCAGCGGCAGCCTTTCGGTTATTGAGGCCCAGCACTTTAATTCCAGCGAACACCCGGACCATTGTCCGCCTGCTTCGGTGGCTATTATTAGCCGGGATAAAGGAAAAGCCAGCCAGGTCTTTATTCACCCCTCCGAAAAATAA
- a CDS encoding AraC family transcriptional regulator ligand-binding domain-containing protein, protein MKFQMSILRDLVYGAAARGVNFNQLCDRAGIRPDALNEAEQMIDWETAPYLWDHIVDLSGDAFAGLHMG, encoded by the coding sequence ATGAAATTTCAAATGTCCATTTTACGTGATTTGGTTTATGGTGCCGCGGCCCGGGGCGTCAACTTTAACCAATTATGCGACAGAGCCGGCATTCGACCAGATGCCCTGAACGAGGCGGAACAAATGATTGATTGGGAAACAGCACCCTATCTTTGGGACCACATCGTTGATTTAAGCGGGGATGCGTTCGCCGGATTACACATGGGGTAG
- a CDS encoding NAD(P)-dependent oxidoreductase, which produces MKILILGASGATGQHLVQQALEQKHQVTAFVRDLTKLNASHPQLTLVQGNVSDLATVQRAIVGQEAVVSALGANRMFQFDQVLVDGMANVIKAMESNDVRRIIYLSTLGLPESRKEAGFMIRNLAPILLRTEFKGHELREKMIRKSNLEWQIVRAPILTNGPLTKKYQSGENLKSNQFVTSLSRADTADFMLSQLTDFRYLRKPVRLMPALK; this is translated from the coding sequence ATGAAAATTCTGATTCTGGGCGCATCCGGTGCTACCGGGCAACATCTGGTCCAGCAAGCGTTGGAACAGAAACACCAGGTAACGGCCTTTGTCCGTGATTTAACAAAATTAAATGCTTCTCATCCGCAACTAACGTTGGTGCAAGGGAATGTAAGCGATTTAGCAACCGTTCAACGAGCTATTGTGGGCCAGGAAGCAGTGGTTTCGGCTTTAGGTGCTAACCGTATGTTTCAGTTCGACCAGGTTTTAGTTGATGGAATGGCCAATGTTATTAAAGCCATGGAATCCAACGATGTCCGCCGGATAATTTATTTATCGACTTTAGGCCTGCCAGAAAGCCGGAAGGAGGCGGGATTTATGATCCGCAACCTGGCCCCTATCCTTTTACGGACCGAATTCAAAGGCCACGAGCTAAGGGAAAAAATGATTCGGAAATCGAATCTGGAATGGCAGATTGTCCGGGCGCCTATTTTAACCAATGGCCCCTTAACGAAAAAGTACCAGAGCGGCGAAAACTTAAAATCTAACCAGTTTGTCACTTCCTTATCCCGGGCGGATACGGCAGATTTTATGCTGAGCCAATTAACTGATTTCCGCTATTTGCGCAAACCGGTCCGACTGATGCCCGCTTTAAAGTAA
- a CDS encoding M12 family metallopeptidase: protein MKTKFLPFWATGILLSFTMLTSCEKDLEKQLPLVKPAGKPGDSSSTIKKGVFRGVPITYQLVNGQAILEGDMALTAEDLFESTSTTSPIARTSGAGMANKNYRWQNFTVPYEIEPGMRKDIILKAIAAWEVKTPLEFVPRTNQKDYIKFVKDQNINLSSVGRIGGPQNIWLVDDWSLRVVTHEIGHAIGLFHEHIRQDRDNYITIHWNNIKPEARPHFNKWPVGYGFDFGTFDYQSVMMYGPLVFAQGSQPTMTRKDGQPIDPGLTPSNQDAETVISMYSNLYIVKNGSLFAVNIKDGGMANLGGGWSGAGKTLAEDDRYIWGMQGRSLWKTNRFNGAYEKVGNGYWENPVGVTGKDPQGNLYAQQGIYLWKIDKYGNHSRLGGPQALENWSGTQAVYYHKNFLYVVWKNILYQINTTTGKPEKMYMNQPWYDVKGIAAMEGSSDEIYVMRGEQLFRVNVVTGAVTGGAVFPGTTLMTGYSGKLYLISGSKLFSVNVFGEKQSISAGFQGTTSIGATTNPALLQ from the coding sequence ATGAAAACAAAATTTTTGCCCTTTTGGGCAACCGGTATTTTATTGTCTTTTACCATGCTTACCTCTTGCGAGAAGGACTTAGAAAAACAACTGCCACTAGTTAAACCAGCTGGTAAACCAGGCGATAGCAGTTCGACAATTAAAAAAGGTGTTTTCCGGGGAGTGCCCATTACGTACCAGTTAGTAAATGGACAGGCTATTCTGGAAGGGGACATGGCCCTTACCGCCGAAGATTTATTTGAGAGCACAAGTACTACTAGTCCAATTGCCCGCACCTCCGGCGCCGGCATGGCCAACAAGAACTACCGCTGGCAAAACTTTACGGTTCCCTACGAAATTGAGCCGGGTATGCGGAAGGATATTATCCTAAAGGCGATTGCCGCCTGGGAAGTAAAAACCCCGCTCGAGTTTGTACCCCGTACCAATCAGAAAGATTATATAAAATTTGTAAAAGACCAGAATATTAACTTATCCAGTGTGGGCCGAATAGGTGGTCCGCAAAACATCTGGTTAGTGGATGATTGGAGCCTGCGGGTGGTAACCCACGAAATCGGCCACGCCATTGGCTTGTTCCACGAACACATCCGGCAGGACCGGGATAATTATATCACCATTCATTGGAACAACATTAAACCTGAAGCAAGGCCCCACTTTAACAAATGGCCGGTTGGTTATGGATTTGATTTCGGAACCTTCGACTATCAGTCGGTAATGATGTACGGCCCTTTAGTCTTCGCGCAAGGCAGCCAACCTACCATGACCCGGAAAGACGGTCAGCCTATTGACCCCGGCCTCACTCCATCTAATCAGGATGCCGAGACCGTAATTTCGATGTATTCGAACCTGTACATTGTGAAAAATGGATCCCTTTTCGCCGTAAATATTAAAGATGGCGGCATGGCGAACTTGGGAGGGGGCTGGTCCGGTGCAGGCAAAACGCTAGCCGAAGACGATCGCTACATCTGGGGCATGCAAGGCCGTAGCTTATGGAAGACCAACCGCTTTAATGGGGCCTACGAAAAGGTAGGTAACGGTTATTGGGAAAATCCGGTGGGCGTAACGGGGAAAGATCCCCAGGGCAATTTATATGCGCAACAAGGCATCTATCTTTGGAAAATTGATAAATACGGAAACCACAGCCGCCTGGGCGGACCCCAAGCCCTGGAAAATTGGAGCGGCACGCAGGCCGTCTACTATCATAAAAATTTCTTGTACGTGGTTTGGAAAAATATTCTTTACCAAATAAATACCACCACCGGTAAGCCCGAAAAGATGTACATGAATCAGCCCTGGTACGATGTAAAAGGCATTGCGGCCATGGAGGGCTCCTCGGACGAAATTTATGTCATGCGCGGTGAGCAATTATTTCGGGTGAATGTGGTTACCGGTGCCGTTACAGGTGGCGCGGTTTTCCCCGGAACAACCCTGATGACGGGTTACTCGGGTAAGCTGTACCTGATAAGTGGCAGTAAATTATTCAGCGTAAATGTGTTCGGCGAAAAGCAATCCATATCCGCTGGTTTTCAAGGCACTACTTCCATTGGGGCCACCACTAATCCGGCTCTCCTGCAATAG
- a CDS encoding cupin domain-containing protein, whose amino-acid sequence MWKKKKITTVFGLGLVIYVGVGNLIHHYIFPEPEPPVDMYPVTGDSIVNDFAGEKIIFMQSGMETKGAYSIREFHLKPGGAVPRAHIHRDYEETFKVIQGRLTVICNGSEHVLRPGDSLTIPRGTAHQPINKGTVELVTINRVSPAARHDLMLAQTHGFLTEKDQPRSKGEFFL is encoded by the coding sequence ATGTGGAAAAAGAAAAAAATAACGACCGTCTTCGGGCTTGGCTTGGTCATTTACGTTGGGGTGGGAAATCTAATTCACCACTATATTTTTCCAGAGCCAGAACCTCCCGTCGATATGTATCCGGTGACTGGTGACAGTATTGTCAACGACTTTGCTGGTGAAAAGATTATTTTTATGCAATCGGGAATGGAGACAAAAGGCGCCTATTCTATCCGAGAGTTTCACCTGAAGCCAGGCGGTGCAGTGCCCCGCGCGCACATCCATCGGGACTATGAGGAAACGTTTAAAGTTATACAAGGAAGGCTTACGGTGATTTGCAACGGCTCGGAGCACGTACTACGACCGGGAGATTCCTTGACAATCCCCAGAGGGACGGCGCACCAACCGATTAATAAAGGTACTGTGGAACTGGTTACTATTAATAGAGTCTCCCCGGCAGCCAGGCATGATTTGATGCTGGCCCAGACGCACGGATTTTTAACGGAAAAAGACCAACCCAGATCTAAAGGAGAATTTTTTCTTTAG